Proteins from one Podospora pseudoanserina strain CBS 124.78 chromosome 1, whole genome shotgun sequence genomic window:
- a CDS encoding hypothetical protein (COG:O; EggNog:ENOG503NYC7) produces MEHGIFPDRFGKFSPSFFSQAQRRREQPQHQSTGASGHPDDSTDRTTAKFFQHTSAPRISSDAVIAASLKRQYPSLQLTTVPVDNVDILAYASSVPDDLASFHQVEPEPSVFPADLKWNYYLPPARRLDGSKGGIATDLHFGKFLYRYKGAEFIVYLAECRDGSSYYPPIVNYYILSSPPEVHLVESLLMTVGHSAFELKDEIWVFDGGWWQKSRELFDSVQKSSWDNVILDEEMKKALIDDHTSFFASRGQYERLKVPWKRGLIYWGPPGNGKTISIKAMMKTLSQREEKVPSLYVRNFVSYGGPEYAISMIFAKARQYAPCYLIFEDLDSLVTDGVRSYFLNEIDGLKSNDGIFIVGSTNHLERLDPGLSKRPSRFDRKYFFPDPNLEQRVAYCKFWQGKLKSNKDLEFPDSLCKAIAEITDGFSFAYIQEAFVAALLVIARDSETLDLGSALEVGSEDDWVSVDVPDSNGGGDDTDLEKLILWVEIKKQIEILRQGMGEERQRRVRFQ; encoded by the exons ATGGAACACGGCATTTTCCCCGACCGGTTTGGGAAGTTCTCcccgagcttcttctcccagGCCCAACGCCGCCGTGAACAGCCACAGCACCAATCTACTGGCGCCAGCGGACACCCAGACGATTCGACAGATCGGACCACCGCCAAATTCTTCCAGCACACATCGGCTCCCCGTATCTCTTCCGACGCTGTCATTGCTGCGTCTCTCAAGCGCCAGTACCCTTCACTTCAATTGACTACCGTGCCCGTGGACAATGTCGACATTCTGGCTTATGCCTCCAGCGTCCCTGACGATCTCGCAAGTTTCCATCAGGTGGAACCGGAGCCCTCTGTATTTCCGGCCGACCTGAAATGGAACTATTACCTCCCGCCCGCCAGGCGACTGGACGGTTCCAAAGGGGGCATTGCCACGGATTTGCACTTTGGCAAGTTCCTGTATCGTTACAAGGGTGCAGAGTTCATTGTATATCTGGCTGAATGTCGAGACGGATCGAGTTATTATCCCCCTATCGTCAATTACTACATTCTGTCTTCTCCTCCCGAGGTCCACTTGGTTGAGAGTTTGTTGATGACTGTGGGGCATTCGGCGTTTGAGCTTAAAGACGAGATCTGGGTCtttgatggagggtggtggcaaAAGTCGAGGGAGCTGTTTGACAGCGTCCAAAAGTCGAGCTGGGACAATGTCATATTGGATGAAGAGATGAAGAAAGCGCTGATTGACGACCACACGAGCTTCTTTGCCTCCAGGGGCCAGTATGAAAGGCTCAAGGTGCCTTGGAAAAGAGGACTTATCTACTGGGGTCCTCCCGGGAACGGAAAGACGATCAGCATCAAGGCCATGATGAAGACGCTTAgtcagagggaggagaaggtgccGTCGTTGTACGTGAGAAACTTTGTTTCG TATGGCGGCCCTGAATACGCCATCTCCATGATCTTTGCCAAAGCAAGGCAGTATGCGCCTTGCTACCTGATCTTTGAGGATCTCGACTCGCTGGTGACAGATGGCGTGCGAAGCTACTTTTTGAACGAGATTGATGGTCTCAAGAGCAATGATGGCATCTTTATCGTGGGCAGCACGAACCATCTGGAAAGACTGGACCCCGGCCTTTCG AAACGTCCCTCTAGATTCGACAGAAAGTACTTCTTTCCGGACCCCAATCTGGAGCAGCGCGTCGCATACTGCAAGTTTTGGCAAGGCAAGCTGAAGAGCAACAAAGACCTCGAGTTTCCCGACAGCCTGTGCAAAGCTATTGCCGAGATCACGGACGGCTTCAGCTTCGCCTACATCCAAGAGGCGTTTGTGGCGGCGCTGCTTGTCATTGCGAGAGATTCGGAGACGTTAGATCTTGGCTCCGCCCTGGAGGTGGGATCAGAGGACGACTGGGTCAGCGTTGATGTCCCTGACAGCAATGGCGGTGGCGACGACACCGACTTGGAGAAGTTGATCTTGTGggtggagatcaagaagcagatCGAGATTCTGAGGCAAggaatgggggaggagaggcagcGGAGGGTTCGGTTTCAGTAG
- a CDS encoding hypothetical protein (CAZy:GH128; EggNog:ENOG503P0D3; COG:O): MGRFSSIAISALLLSPVLGQTESPAAVPVKKNPKRGLVSTPNEFFPRDDFIWSDPSSPLSWYWNFAPDVTEAYANFSQSEFEFVPSMWGAYTPNGTDTYFLGNLTEKFSKRKPSHVLTFNLPDQSFEYGGSEMTPEIAARTWVNNILPLREEHGIKVGFPTVSDPRGGWVDPFLKNCSKMNDGHGCEFDFVPLHSFGGFGTLKDNIGKWQSKFPEKPLWVTEYGFHDQNEAETQKFFNESLKYLEEHQAVARYSWFGAFRKTKSNVGEEMAMLDQRGNLTDIGNWYLDRAAALRTPEGVLAAACTLENPCGGSGAAGRASYGGVAGIVIGLFQLGITFWM, translated from the exons ATGGGGCGGTTTTCCTCTATCGCCATTTCGGCACTGTTGCTGTCACCTGTCTTGGGCCAGACAGAATCACCTGCGGCAGTTCCAGTCAAGAAGAACCCCAAACGCGGTCTTGTCTCCACGCCCAACGAATTCTTCCCCAGAGATGACTTCATCTGGTCCGATCCTTCATCGCCGCTGTCATGGTACTGGAACTTTGCACCCGATGTCACAGAGGCCTATGCCAACTTCTCTCAATCCGAGTTTGAGTTTGTCCCAAGCATGTGGGGCGCCTACACCCCCAACGGCACAGACACATACTTCTTGGGCAACTTGACCGAGAAGTTCTCCAAGCGAAAGCCCTCTCACGTTCTCACCTTCAACCTGCCTGACCAGTCTTTCGAATATGGAGGCAGTGAGATGACCCCCGAGATTGCCGCGAGGACCTGGGTCAACAACATTCTACCGCTCAGGGAAGAACATGGGATCAAAGTCGGTTTCCCGACCGTCTCAGACccgagaggagggtgggtaGATCCTTTCTTGAAGAACTGCTCCAAGATGAATGATGGACACGGGTGCGAGTTTGACTTTGTGCCACTTCATTCATTCGGCGGTTTCGGGACCTTGAAGGACAACATTGGAAAGTGGCAGTCAAA ATTTCCCGAAAAACCTCTTTGGGTTACTGAGTATGGCTTCCATGACCAGAACGAGGCCGAAACCCAAAAGTTCTTCAACGAAAGTTTAAAGTACTTGGAAGAGCACCAGGCAGTGGCACGGTACTCGTGGTTTGGTGCTTTTAGAAAAACAAAGTCGAATGTGGGGGAGGAAATGGCCATGCTGGACCAGCGAGGCAATCTGACAGACATTGGCAACTGGTATCTGGACCGCGCCGCTGCACTCAGGACCCCAGAGGGTGTTTTGGCGGCTGCTTGCACCTTGGAGAACCCATGTGGTGGAAGCGGAGCGGCTGGAAGGGCGAGCTATGGGGGTGTGGCTGGAATAGTAATTGGGCTTTTCCAGCTGGGTATCACTTTCTGGATGTAA
- a CDS encoding hypothetical protein (COG:S; EggNog:ENOG503NYJZ), with the protein MRHPTRDGLAWDDNGLGPVARWTRQPDIEAVERVCRRALNINHTADCNVHLHANGEFSKLYAVDSIRGKHIIRISLPVDPGNKTLGEVFTLRLVHRMTDIPVPKVIAWDETVNNELGFEWLLMEMMPGKLAYYRWRKMTDTQKEILTKRVAEFHTQLLRCGNLGQGFRSIGTLGTGPNADYNTAVTPSPGPIVDSVFFSGPRSSYPVARGPFESSHDWLRAYLDLIITEHTNALAKAKTDDDKEHAEMVLRLARKLLRMVHKIFPSLVFPPEHTVLWHDDLSLKNLLVDDNGRITGAIGWECVSTMPRWMACQMPAFLRGASRKQKPSRDSYTNLAPRPSASSTSDEDHLDNEGKTELYWIHLMEYDQTRLREVYQSRMTQLLGPEWEKDVDEARLKVDFLGAVSRCGTQFYPVRVEQWVDAIDRKEFISLMQVLRTGIKKEKRPATPSGNAAPSKVHYERPASSTPSRVQQEIQRHERMHLAGSGNPTASVIFRTGSPTKTAAMTGSWTPSRPSSVNSHRPTTSWRGSVSGVSGAHLETPQSPVSVHVRRRSSDGISLTSLELPNPKSPVNVHIRRNSGSTCVSTTSSIVSGTTNSSSKLG; encoded by the exons ATGCGGCACCCGACCCGGGATGGTCTTGCCTGGGACGACAATGGTCTCGGCCCGGTCGCGAGGTGGACCAGACAACCCGACATCGAAGCCGTCGAGCGTGTATGTCGCCGCgccctcaacatcaaccacactGCCGACTGCAACGTCCACCTGCATGCCAATGGCGAGTTCAGCAAACTTTATGCCGTCGACAGCATCCGCGGCAAGCACATCATccgcatctccctccccgttGACCCCGGGAACAAGACCCTCGGCGAAGTCTTCACTCTGCGACTGGTGCATCGCATGACCGACATTCCCGTGCCCAAAGTCATTGCATGGGATGAGACTGTCAACAATGAGCTTGGGTTCGAATGGCTCctgatggagatgatgccCGGCAAGCTAGCTTACTATCGCTGGCGCAAGATGACTGACACCCAGAAAGAGATACTTACCAAGCGCGTGGCAGAGTTCCATACCCAGCTGCTCCGCTGCGGCAATTTGGGTCAGGGTTTCAGATCGATTGGAACGCTGGGAACGGGCCCGAATGCTGACTACAACACCGCAGTCACACCCTCGCCTGGCCCCATTGTTGACagcgtcttcttctctgggCCACGCTCCAGTTATCCTGTGGCCCGTGGCCCCTTTGAATCCAGTCATGACTGGCTTCGAGCCTATCTTGACCTCATCATCACGGAGCACACAAATGCTCTTGCCAAAGCCAAGACTGATGACGACAAGGAACATGCCGAAATGGTGCTCCGGCTGGCTCGCAAACTGCTAAGAATGGTTCATAAGATATTCCCTTCCTTGGTTTTCCCGCCAGAGCATACCGTGCTTTGGCACGACGATCTCTCATTGAAGAACCTTCTTGTAGACGACAATGGCCGCATAACAGGTGCGATTGGATG GGAATGTGTATCGACCATGCCACGCTGGATGGCTTGTCAGATGCCTGCATTCCTTCGAGGCGCAAGCCGGAAGCAGAAGCCCAGCAGGGACAGTTATACAAATCTGGCTCCGCGCCCGTCAGCTTCTTCCACTTCTGACGAAGACCACTTGGACAATGAAGGAAAGACGGAGCTTTATTGGATCCACCTGATGGAGTATGACCAGACCCGGCTGCGCGAGGTTTATCAATCTCGAATGACACAGCTCTTGGGCCCTGAGTGGGAGAAGGATGTCGACGAAGCCCGGCTCAAGGTTGACTTTCTTGGAGCAGTGTCTCGATGCGGCACCCAGTTTTATCCTGTCAGAGTAGAACAGTGGGTTGACGCCATAGATCGCAAGGAGTTCATCTCGTTGATGCAAGTCTTGCGTACGGGcatcaaaaaagaaaagcgaCCCGCGACGCCTAGCGGCAATGCCGCCCCAAGCAAAGTGCACTACGAGaggccagccagcagcacGCCCAGCAGAGTTCAACAAGAGATTCAAAGACACGAAAGGATGCATCTTGCTGGATCGGGAAACCCCACCGCTTCGGTTATTTTCCGGACCGGGAGCCCTACCAAAACGGCCGCGATGACAGGCAGCTGGACTCCATCTAGACCCAGTTCTGTCAACAGCCACCGTCCCACAACATCATGGAGAGGCTCGGTCTCGGGCGTCTCCGGAGCGCATCTGGAAACGCCTCAGAGTCCTGTTAGTGTACATGTCCGTCGAAGGTCGTCGGACGGAATATCATTGACCAGCTTGGAACTGCCCAATCCCAAGAGCCCAGTCAACGTGCATATTCGACGCAACTCGGGGTCAACTTGTGTGTCAACCACCTCGTCCATCGTTTCCGGAACGACCAATTCCTCATCGAAGCTGGGATAG
- a CDS encoding hypothetical protein (EggNog:ENOG503NXB7; COG:S), protein MGLGTERRLLDNNDGGLSDDPYLSDSDDPEASAILFDADHDHDDTVAPLMLRRLVPRGGQGGGGPSRDVGGDNSGGHGQSASFLPRPDPAMPVYITIHRIRRLVIAAVNDNYTLEELRAPRLDKLVVRPLVDRLYNPNDPAIVYSLLANRVQFLRPRAHELLQQTVNESRATLCELLAIRILRRFHEDHTGRSGLLLLAHILVSGFDPCDAAPEAIRARRPQWAVQERGGHERKLTGLELAIISESKLFIGSPACQRVVDAVYRGIVVYTPLSFVDILPDHYKHHPVSLYEPRRAAILNHHRLIVPRIRNGIELLHFIVLLVLYMLTVTHYGFGKHLAGLHVNTYETLFNVFAAGWVLEQFAAIVEHGWEVHAQNLWSFLDITFVFIYGAYGLVRTVELLISSDAFYAMPVLCTAAPVLLTRIAFTLMPDNIVFIALHAMMRDFTRLTFIAIWCFAGFVMGLLLLARTTGDEKLEGSVTWATITKWLLWIWFGLDGTGIERASDFHIILGPTLIITFAFLGNTLFLTILVAILTNTFSKIISNEAAEIQFRRAVLTFQGVKSDAIFSYPPPFNLLALLIMLPLKWFVGPVVFHHVNVAVIRAVNAPLLLLIGLWERRRIWGGRRGRNSRWRKWKYFAGLNPHGDIQNIFSAEPPPEVMDALEKMDVLSDIVVIDRELASARSPRPSSASGSGSGTPLSSISVRRRKMSDSSSLRRFEGADR, encoded by the exons ATGGGTCTGGGAACCGAGCGCAGACTgctcgacaacaacgacggtGGCTTGAGTGACGACCCTTACTTGAGCGACAGCGACGATCCCGAAGCATCCGCTATCCTCTTTGACGCcgaccacgaccacgacgacACCGTGGCGCCGCTTATGCTAAGGCGCCTTGTCCCGCgcggaggacaaggaggaggcggcccAAGTCGAGATGTTGGCGGCGACAACAGCGGAGGACATGGTCAGAGTGCCTCGTTCCTGCCCAGGCCTGACCCTGCCATGCCCGTATATATCACGATTCACCGAATTCGCCGGCTCGTCATTGCCGCCGTCAATGACAACTACACGCTCGAGGAGCTGAGGGCTCCACGGCTGGACAAACTGGTTGTGAGGCCACTGGTGGACAGGCTGTACAATCCCAATGATCCCGCCATCGTGTACTCCCTCCTTGCGAACCGTGTCCAATTCCTGCGTCCCCGCGCCCAcgagcttcttcaacaaacCGTCAACGAATCCCGCGCCACCCTCTGCGAACTCTTAGCAATCCGCATCCTCCGCCGCTTCCACGAAGATCACACCGGTCGATCtggcctgttgttgctggcccACATTCTCGTGTCCGGCTTTGACCCCTGCGATGCAGCCCCTGAAGCCATCCGCGCACGCCGTCCACAATGGGCTGTTCAGGAACGAGGCGGCCACGAACGAAAGTTGACAGGTCTCGAGCTGGCCATCATCTCCGAGTCCAAGCTGTTCATAGGCTCCCCTGCCTGTCAGCGCGTCGTCGATGCCGTCTACCGTGGCATAGTCGTGTACACCCCCCTCTCGTTTGTCGACATCTTGCCCGATCACTACAAGCACCATCCAGTCTCCTTGTACGAACCCCGTCGTGCGGCCATTctcaaccaccatcgcctGATCGTTCCCCGGATCCGAAACGGCATCGAGCTCCTGCACTTTATCGTCCTGCTTGTTCTTTACATGTTGACGGTGACACACTATGGGTTTGGGAAGCATCTGGCCGGCCTCCATGTCAACACGTACGAAACGCTCTTCAACGTGTTTGCCgcggggtgggtgttggagCAGTTTGCTGCCATTGTGGAACATGGATGGGAAGTGCACGCGCAGAACCTGTGGTCTTTCCTCGACATCACCTTTGTGTTCATCTATGGGGCGTACGGGCTGGTCAGGACGGTGGAGTTGTTGATTAGTAGCGATGCGTTCTACGCCATGCCTGTGCTTTGCACGGCTGCACCTGTGTTGCTGACGAGGATTGCGTTTACGCTGATGCCGGACAACATTGTGTTTATTGCATTGCATGCCATGATGAGAGACTTTACGCGGCTGACGTTTATCGCCATTTGGTGTTTTGCCGGTTTTGTGATGGGCCTTTTGCTGCTGGCAAGGACGACGGGTGATGAAAAGCTGGAGGGAAGTGTGACATGGGCCACCATCACAAAGTGGCTCTTGTG GATTTGGTTCGGTCTTGATGGTACCGGCATCGAGCGCGCCTCTGACTTCCACATCATTCTTGGTCCGACCCTCATCATTACCTTTGCCTTTCTGGGCAAcactctcttcctcaccatTCTCGTCGCCATCCTGACCAACACCTTCTCCAAGATCATCTCCAACGAGGCGGCCGAGATCCAGTTCCGCCGGGCTGTTCTTACCTTTCAAGGCGTCAAGTCGGATGCCATCTTTTCATACCCCCCGCCGTTTAACCTCTTGGCTCTTCTCATTATGCTGCCGCTCAAGTGGTTTGTTGGACCCGTAGTTTTCCATCACGTCAACGTTGCCGTGATCAGAGCGGTCAATGCAcctttgctgttgctgattgGACTCTGGGAGCGGCGCAGGATATGGGGTGGCAGAAGGGGCCGCAACAGCAGGTGGCGGAAGTGGAAGTATTTTGCGGGTCTGAATCCGCATGGTGACATTCAGAATATCTTCAGCGCGGAGCCACCACCGGAGGTCATGGATGCGCTGGAAAAGATGGACGTATTGAGCGATATTGTGGTTATTGATAGGGAACTGGCCAGTGCGCGATCTCCCCGTCCATCGAGTGCTAGTGGAAGCGGCAGTGGGACGCCACTTTCTTCGATTAGTGTCAGGAGGAGAAAGATGAGCGATAGCAGCAGCCTAAGAAGGTTCGAGGGAGCCGACAGATGA
- a CDS encoding hypothetical protein (COG:S; EggNog:ENOG503PEHJ), which yields MAPSASPSHTPGPHTVVSPPSNQRRASTPKVRTGCITCKNRHVKCDERKPTCSRCEKARMECHGYLAKTDQKAARKSSSKSATIQGGPRPLQMIRPARVTPFCPEKDIIYHDFFRYTLVNDLAGYLHADFWSRVVLCEGIRDSCVNHAIFAIGALSQALFVEARLDRSLARQSSGSPPSPPHSHVRWHHIYNPHYQAAIRHQNQAISLCLQRIRNDGDSMSARNLLVITLLLVGYELLQGDVEAADGLMTSGIRLLRVSITTLRDAARRNTGPTNYVNREDEDTQDMEYILPFLSVTSNLRPSPPPHYTIPSSSLECNDLPVFGKTSAVKCTFLWGNFHTRCLSFISQAMQRTFAGQPLPTNERHSLWAEQAQLWNSSRQWQQVLSDYKAAVSPEDVRTRKIMLLLLLQCYTDLICLAWCLDPAGTALDHCEPDFGQLLNIALEFSEDREPMTTNGFILSGGNVTGPLILIATKCRTSRTLRWQALEAFRKMSWRTGAWDAKVFVSVAGLVSLEEAARDEGGRIDPINRWLCTGIHSDVDSMKVMGEYTRASSDEKGDPIKKYLVLNVDGRRFLAEGEGTMDPSLTKVDPDLGCVGNTHGQLAGQITNHGLDADMGSSINGALSPASAVTRSDFDSPLPVPTEYNSNWDGLSSREDTLV from the coding sequence ATGGCACCATCGGCATCACCCTCCCATACACCTGGCCCACACACGGTCGTCTCTCCCCCGTCCAACCAAAGGCGTGCCAGTACCCCCAAGGTCCGTACCGGCTGCATCACTTGCAAGAATCGACATGTCAAGTGCGATGAGCGCAAGCCGACGTGTTCCCGCTGTGAAAAAGCACGCATGGAGTGCCATGGCTATCTCGCCAAAACGGATCAAAAAGCAGCAAGAAAGTCGTCTAGCAAGTCCGCAACTATTCAAGGAGGCCCGCGGCCGTTACAGATGATACGTCCCGCACGGGTAACGCCTTTCTGCCCCGAAAAAGACATAATCTACCATGACTTCTTCCGGTATACCCTTGTCAACGATCTTGCTGGCTATCTCCACGCCGACTTTTGGTCCCGGGTTGTGCTTTGCGAGGGTATTCGGGACAGTTGTGTCAACCACGCCATATTTGCCATTGGCGCGCTTTCTCAGGCTCTCTTTGTTGAAGCTAGGCTTGATAGATCACTTGCTCGACAATCGTCTGGCTCgccaccgtcccctccaCACTCTCATGTTCGTTGGCACCATATATACAATCCCCATTACCAGGCGGCCATCCGCCACCAAAACCAGGCAATATCGCTGTGTTTACAACGAATACGGAACGATGGAGATTCCATGTCCGCTCGAAACCTTCTTGTCATCACGTTGCTTCTCGTCGGCTACGAACTTCTTCAGGGTGACGTAGAAGCCGCTGATGGACTTATGACAAGCGGCATCCGACTGCTTCGAGTCTCGATAACAACCCTTAGGGACGCAGCACGCCGGAACACCGGGCCTACCAACTATGTCAACCGCGAAGATGAAGACACGCAAGATATGGAGTACATCCTCCCTTTTTTGAGTGTAACGTCCAACCTGCGTCCCAGCCCGCCACCCCATTACACAATCCCCAGCTCTTCTCTTGAATGTAACGACCTCCCGGTCTTTGGGAAAACTAGCGCAGTGAAGTGTACTTTTCTTTGGGGCAATTTTCACACACGGTGCTTGTCATTTATCTCGCAGGCTATGCAGCGTACCTTTGCTGGacaaccccttccaacaAACGAGAGACACTCCCTCTGGGCAGAACAAGCACAACTTTGGAACTCATCTCGCCAATGGCAGCAAGTGCTATCTGATTACAAAGCAGCGGTCAGCCCTGAAGACGTTCGAACTAGAAAGATAATGTTACTGCTCCTTCTGCAATGCTACACAGACCTCATCTGCCTCGCGTGGTGCCTGGATCCAGCAGGCACAGCTTTGGACCACTGCGAGCCCGATTTCGGGCAGCTGCTCAACATAGCCCTCGAATTCTCTGAGGATCGAGAGCCCATGACCACGAACGGATTTATACTCTCCGGTGGAAACGTCACCGGTCCCCTGATTTTGATTGCGACAAAGTGCCGAACTAGTCGGACCCTGAGGTGGCAGGCGCTCGAGGCTTTCAGAAAAATGTCTTGGCGGACAGGAGCATGGGATGCCAAAGTCTTTGTGTCTGTGGCTGGTTTGGTAtcgctggaggaggcggctcGGGATGAGGGAGGTCGAATAGATCCCATCAACAGGTGGCTATGTACCGGTATACACTCGGATGTGGATAGCATGAAGGTTATGGGGGAGTATACAAGAGCATCATCTGATGAGAAGGGTGATCCGATAAAGAAATATTTGGTCTTGAATGTAGATGGACGGCGGTTCCtagctgagggggagggaacTATGGACCCGAGTTTGACAAAGGTTGATCCTGATCTAGGATGTGTTGGAAATACTCATGGACAACTGGCAGGTCAAATTACGAATCATGGTCTCGACGCTGATATGGGTAGCAGCATAAACGGGGCACTGTCGCCAGCTTCAGCGGTTACGAGGTCGGATTTTGATTCACCCTTACCTGTACCCACAGAGTACAACTCAAATTGGGATGGTCTGTCAAGTCGGGAGGATACCTTGGTGTAG
- a CDS encoding hypothetical protein (EggNog:ENOG503Q3AJ; COG:S) produces the protein MSAFLARNTETLLDIAADVIQLLKSSNATVGVAESLTAGGVMVALTSVPGASAVFLGGVVSYATPLKQTLLSVDATLIAKEGVIHEEVASQMAEGARRITTHDDAPPTTWGVGTTGVAGPDKQDGKAVGTVYIGIASPTGSKAFGPFNFPGTRERIREATVMEALARLREELMKARQA, from the coding sequence ATGTCGGCCTTTCTGGCCCGTAACACAGAGACGCTGCTCGACATCGCAGCAGATGTGATACAGCTTCTTAAATCCTCGAACGCCACTGTTGGGGTTGCCGAGTCTCTCACAGCAGGGGGTGTCATGGTCGCCCTCACGTCTGTCCCAGGAGCCAGCGCTGTCTTCCTTGGAGGCGTCGTCTCTTATGCCACACCCCTCAAGCAAACACTCTTGAGTGTCGACGCAACTCTAATCGCTAAAGAGGGAGTCATTCATGAGGAGGTTGCTTCTCAAATGGCAGAAGGTGCGCGCAGGATAACGACACATGACGACGCTCCTCCCACGACGTGGGGAGTTGGCACTACTGGCGTTGCTGGACCTGATAAGCAAGATGGGAAGGCAGTTGGGACGGTCTATATCGGCATTGCCAGCCCCACTGGTAGCAAGGCGTTTGGTCCGTTCAACTTTCCAGGGACAAGAGAAAGAATACGGGAGGCAACAGTCATGGAGGCACTCGCAAGGTTGCGAGAAGAGTTGATGAAGGCGAGACAGGCATGA
- a CDS encoding hypothetical protein (COG:V; MEROPS:MER0034960; EggNog:ENOG503NWKZ) has translation MTQGNGDPKMSSSIPNPPIGTRSRRPNGALEDFLDNNPDLELGGSKGFITERAHHQKIFGIHNLKKGVNAIGSVEFTAIRGPHGTIPIRILYPESAEDWRDRGEAGALIYCHGGGYTVGSVDEFENGLRLVAERSGCQVYCFDYRPAPEFRYPVQLDEYDAVIDWVQSEEGRNRGVRADRVAGGGDSSGGNLTAAVCLRRRDKGKKPLCAQILVYPTARLPFDTLAAKENSSGYYLHTNGIFSFAAHYMPRPSKANGPSPLDAYISPGYQPAKDLANQPKAAVITNGFDPLRDVGIEYASKLKEAGVDVKWVHHEDLIHGWLQMTPWCHAAGDATRELGKLVGAIVYGYEKE, from the exons ATGACTCAAGGAAACGGAGATCCCAAAATGTCTTCAtccattcccaaccccccgATCGGCACTCGGTCTCGTCGTCCCAACGGCGCGCTTGAGGACTTCCTGGACAACAATCCGGATCTCGAGCTGGGAGGCTCCAAAGGCTTCATCACCGAGCgtgctcaccaccaaaaaatcTTTGGTATTCACAATCTGAAGAAGGGCGTAAATGCCATCGGCAGTGTCGAGTTTACGGCGATCCGGGGCCCGCACGGCACGATTCCCATCCGGATTCTGTATCCCGAGTCAGCCGAAGACTGGAGAGACAGAGGCGAGGCAGGTGCACTAATCTATTGCCATGGGGGTGGATACACCGTAGGAAGCGTGGATGAGTTCGAAAATGGTTTGAGGCTCGTGGCAGAGAGGTCTGGCTGCCAGGTCTATTGTTTCGACTATCGCCCTGCCCCCGAGTTTCGATATCCTGTTCAACTGGATGAGTATGACGCTGTGATCGACTGGGTTCAGAGCGAGGAGGGCAGGAATCGAGGCGTGCGTGCCGATCgtgttgctggcggcggtgacTCGTCTGGAGGCAACCTGACTGCTGCAGTTTGTTTACGGCGCCGagacaagggcaagaagcCCCTCTGTGCCCAGATTCTGGTCTACCCGACGGCTCGCCTTCCATTTGACACCCTGGCAGCAAAGGAGAATAGCTCGGGCTATTACTTGCACACCAATGGTATCTTCAGCTTTGCGGCGCACTATATGCCAAGACCATCAAAGGCGAATG GTCCTTCACCACTGGATGCATACATATCTCCCGGCTACCAACCTGCAAAAGATTTGGCAAACCAGCCCAAGGCGGCTGTTATAACAAACGGATTTGATCCCTTGAGAGACGTGGGCATCGAATATGCCAGCAAACTGAAGGAAGCAGGTGTCGATGTCAAGTGGGTTCATCATGAAGACCTAATTCACGGGTGGCTTCAAATGACGCCGTGGTGTCACGCTGCTGGTGATGCAACTCGAGAACTGGGGAAGCTTGTGGGAGCGATCGTTTACGGCTATGAAAAGGAATGA